TCCCTTGACCGCGCTCACGGTCTTGGGGTCCAGCAGGAAAGAAAAGACCAGGGAGGAGATGATGAACCCCAGGATGAACTTGGGAAAGCGGTACCAGATTTCCATGAGGCTGGGTTTTTCTTCCACACCGGCGGCGGTCCGGCCCTTGAAGGTCCAGACCACTGAGAGGATAAAGGCGGCCACGCCGATGAGGACGTTTTGGGACATCTTGACGATGACCCCCACCTTCATGGCCACCTCGCTGATCAGCGCCCCGGCCGCCACCACGGAACCGCTGGTATCAAGAGTACCGCCCAGCCAGGCGCCGGCCACCGCATCCGGCATACCCCACCATTTGGCGATCATGGGCTGGAGAATCAACATGGGAATAGCGCAGACCAGCACCAGGGAGGTGACGTAGCTCAACTTCTTGGGATCGCCCTTTATCGCGCCGGCGGTGGCGATGGCCGCGGAAACCCCGCAGATGGCTACACCGCTGGAGAGCATGGCGGCAAAATCCGAGTCCACCTCAAACTTGCGGCAAAGCCAGTAGCAGAAGTACCAGATTACCCCCACCACCGCCAGGGCCTGAACAATACCGTAGAATCCGGCCTGGATGATCTCGCCGAAGAGGACCCCGGAGCCCAATATGACCAGACCGGTTTTAATGAAAAACTCGGTGCGCGCCGATTTCAGCAGCCATTCGGGAATGCCGATGACGTTGCTGATAAACAGGCCAATAAAGAGGCACCAAATCACGTACTCAAGACCGTAGTAAAGGACGGTATAGTTCCCGGCCAGCATCTGGCCCACCCAGGCGATGATGAAGACGATGGGAAAACCGGCAATGAACTTGAGAACCGGCTCCCCCATAAGGGCCATGGCGATGATGCTTAGGATCAGAATGGCAATGCCGATATAAATGGCCAGAAGAATGTTGTCCCAGGAAAAGACGGTGCCCGCGAGGTTGCCGGCCTGGCCGCGCATGTCCTTCCCCAAACTCCCGGCCTTCTTCTTCAAGCTCGCGTCTTTGGCCTGTTTGGCGCCGTCCTCCAGTTTCTTGGCTGCGGCCCCTATGGCCTTGCGGTCTTTGGCGGCGATGCCGGCTGATAGAGCCAGGGCCTGCTCCTGCAAGGCCTTCTCATCCTTTTGGGCAGCCTGCTGCGCCAATTTGTCGATGGCCGGGGCGGTCTCGGCCATATAAGTGTCAAACTCAGTGCCCGTGGTCCATTTAAATTTGGGGGTTTTTACGCTCAGACCTAATAAGATAAGGATAATAATGAAAAA
This DNA window, taken from Desulfobaccales bacterium, encodes the following:
- a CDS encoding putative sulfate exporter family transporter codes for the protein MNDVDKLLKDIKETLGLPADATSEQVREAVKSLKGRHEELEALKLQAEAEQMEKASQWSALWGTEDWLAVWIGFFIIILILLGLSVKTPKFKWTTGTEFDTYMAETAPAIDKLAQQAAQKDEKALQEQALALSAGIAAKDRKAIGAAAKKLEDGAKQAKDASLKKKAGSLGKDMRGQAGNLAGTVFSWDNILLAIYIGIAILILSIIAMALMGEPVLKFIAGFPIVFIIAWVGQMLAGNYTVLYYGLEYVIWCLFIGLFISNVIGIPEWLLKSARTEFFIKTGLVILGSGVLFGEIIQAGFYGIVQALAVVGVIWYFCYWLCRKFEVDSDFAAMLSSGVAICGVSAAIATAGAIKGDPKKLSYVTSLVLVCAIPMLILQPMIAKWWGMPDAVAGAWLGGTLDTSGSVVAAGALISEVAMKVGVIVKMSQNVLIGVAAFILSVVWTFKGRTAAGVEEKPSLMEIWYRFPKFILGFIISSLVFSFLLDPKTVSAVKGSLGGLRTWWFALAFTSIGLETHFGDLVKMGGGRPAAAFFIAQGVNVFWTLILAYLLFGGIIFPAFSF